One Halorussus sp. MSC15.2 genomic region harbors:
- the mnhG gene encoding monovalent cation/H(+) antiporter subunit G, protein MNVIQQFVVAALVAVGGFFLLVGTVGLLRFPDVYNRMHASSKATTLGASSMFLAAFAYYGPQGAGLTSLVGILFLFITAPTGSHLISRSAHKMGVPFFGKEAEWPEEVDEPGSD, encoded by the coding sequence ATGAACGTGATTCAACAGTTCGTCGTCGCGGCGCTCGTCGCCGTCGGGGGGTTCTTCCTGCTGGTCGGCACTGTCGGCCTGCTCCGGTTCCCCGACGTGTACAACCGAATGCACGCCAGCAGCAAGGCGACCACGCTGGGGGCGTCTTCGATGTTCCTCGCGGCGTTCGCCTACTACGGCCCGCAGGGCGCGGGCCTGACCTCGCTGGTCGGCATCCTCTTCCTGTTCATCACCGCGCCGACCGGGTCCCACCTCATCTCCCGGTCGGCCCACAAGATGGGCGTGCCGTTCTTCGGGAAAGAGGCCGAGTGGCCCGAAGAGGTAGACGAACCCGGGTCGGACTGA
- a CDS encoding monovalent cation/H+ antiporter complex subunit F yields the protein MASELLGTVVNSALVLTAALTLLAGYRVIRGPTVPDRVVALDTIATNVVAIAALFAVATGQGLFVTVGLVLAIIGFISTIAVSQYVIEGDIIE from the coding sequence ATGGCGAGTGAACTGCTCGGGACGGTCGTGAACAGCGCGCTCGTCCTCACCGCCGCGCTCACCCTGTTGGCGGGCTATCGAGTCATCCGCGGACCGACGGTCCCCGACCGGGTGGTCGCGCTCGACACCATCGCGACGAACGTCGTGGCCATCGCGGCGCTGTTCGCGGTCGCGACCGGCCAAGGCCTGTTCGTCACGGTGGGTCTCGTCCTCGCCATCATCGGGTTCATCAGCACTATCGCAGTGAGTCAGTACGTAATCGAGGGTGACATCATCGAATGA
- a CDS encoding Na+/H+ antiporter subunit E yields the protein MKPRKWPVIGVLLAVLWLFVRGVSLDPAAVLGEFLIGLALGLPVAFAFRRFYTERTSLTRNLRAAPYALLYVGVFLKELATANFDVAYRVLAPSMPIDPDVVVVPLRVETDAAITTIANSITLTPGTLTMDYDDETNTLYVHGITGRNREAVVEPIRTWEDYALVIFDEDRKPGDPVPEVPLPSRGGRADGGERLDTSRTSEDADTSKGGESDGE from the coding sequence GTGAAGCCCCGGAAGTGGCCGGTCATCGGCGTCCTGCTAGCGGTGCTCTGGCTGTTCGTCCGCGGCGTCTCGCTCGACCCGGCCGCCGTCCTCGGCGAGTTCCTCATCGGTCTTGCGCTGGGGCTGCCGGTCGCGTTCGCGTTCCGACGGTTCTACACCGAGCGGACCTCTCTCACGCGGAACCTCCGGGCGGCACCCTACGCGCTGCTCTACGTCGGCGTGTTCCTCAAGGAACTGGCGACCGCGAACTTCGACGTCGCGTACCGCGTCCTCGCGCCGAGCATGCCCATCGACCCCGACGTGGTGGTCGTCCCGCTCCGGGTCGAGACCGACGCGGCCATCACGACGATTGCCAACTCCATCACCCTGACACCCGGCACGCTCACCATGGACTACGACGACGAGACCAACACGCTGTACGTGCACGGTATCACCGGCCGGAACCGCGAGGCCGTGGTCGAACCCATCCGGACGTGGGAGGACTACGCGCTGGTCATCTTCGACGAGGACCGCAAGCCCGGCGACCCCGTGCCGGAGGTCCCGCTCCCGTCCCGCGGCGGACGCGCGGACGGCGGCGAGCGACTCGACACGTCCCGGACCTCGGAGGACGCCGACACGTCCAAGGGAGGTGAGTCCGATGGCGAGTGA
- a CDS encoding complex I subunit 5 family protein: MSQQFVVAPLLVAMLTAIATLVTRRFDRVQVTLSLLGGLGYLGAVAWLVSKVDPLGATEVFSYQLSGWQAPFGITLVADSLSAFMLAFSAVVALAALVFSASYVDTYGQRVSYHPLFHFMLVGVTGSFLTGDIFNLFVWFEVMLMSSYVLVVFYSGPEHTRAALHYVVLNLVGSAVMLLAIGGLYATTGTLNMADLSRRVANPAAYGLADGGIAPVLGLSALLFAVFALKAGLAPFQFWVPAAYRAAPAPVSAMLAGVVKKVGVYAIIRVYFTVFGAAALSGVSLPGFAVPDDGSALLAFYGPILFVMAAASIIVGGVGAVGRDDIDGLLAYSSIGQVGFIVLPLAIAATAPTEEIRVLGVAAALVYALNHGFAKSLLFMASGAVYDAVGSEQFPDLGGLTETAPWLSGGFFVGALALIGIPPLSGFFGKMLVFDAAGRVESWLALGVALFGAILTIAYFSRAWTRGFWGDPPLLVQHGEAKFSLVAVVVALALAIAVLGVGFDVVMRAAEAGAHAALDRQEYVEAVLGNGGGHA; encoded by the coding sequence ATGAGCCAGCAGTTCGTCGTCGCACCGCTCCTCGTGGCGATGCTCACCGCAATCGCCACCCTGGTGACCCGGCGGTTCGACCGGGTTCAGGTCACGCTCAGCCTGCTCGGCGGTCTTGGCTACCTCGGGGCGGTCGCGTGGCTGGTCTCGAAGGTGGACCCGCTCGGCGCGACCGAGGTGTTCAGCTACCAGCTATCGGGGTGGCAGGCCCCGTTCGGCATCACGCTCGTGGCCGACTCCCTGTCGGCGTTCATGCTCGCGTTCTCGGCGGTCGTCGCCCTCGCGGCGCTCGTCTTCTCGGCAAGCTACGTCGATACGTACGGTCAGCGGGTCTCCTACCATCCCCTGTTCCACTTCATGCTGGTCGGGGTCACGGGGTCGTTCCTCACCGGCGACATCTTCAACCTGTTCGTCTGGTTCGAGGTGATGCTGATGTCGAGTTACGTCCTCGTGGTGTTCTACAGCGGTCCGGAACACACCCGCGCCGCGCTCCACTACGTGGTCCTCAACCTCGTCGGGAGCGCGGTCATGCTGCTCGCCATCGGCGGTCTCTACGCAACCACCGGGACGCTCAACATGGCCGACCTCTCCCGGCGCGTGGCCAACCCGGCCGCGTACGGTCTCGCGGACGGGGGAATCGCCCCGGTCCTCGGCCTGTCGGCGCTGCTGTTCGCCGTCTTCGCGCTGAAGGCCGGACTCGCGCCGTTCCAGTTCTGGGTGCCTGCGGCGTACCGCGCCGCGCCCGCGCCGGTCTCAGCGATGCTGGCCGGTGTCGTCAAGAAAGTGGGCGTCTACGCCATCATCCGCGTGTACTTCACGGTGTTCGGCGCGGCCGCGCTCTCGGGAGTGTCGCTCCCGGGCTTCGCGGTCCCGGACGACGGGAGCGCGCTGCTGGCGTTCTACGGCCCGATTCTGTTCGTGATGGCGGCCGCGAGCATCATCGTCGGCGGCGTCGGCGCGGTCGGTCGCGACGACATCGACGGTCTGCTCGCGTACTCGTCCATCGGACAGGTCGGGTTCATCGTCCTACCGCTGGCCATCGCGGCGACCGCGCCGACCGAGGAGATTCGCGTCCTCGGCGTCGCGGCCGCGCTGGTCTACGCCCTGAACCACGGATTCGCCAAGAGCCTGCTGTTCATGGCCAGCGGCGCAGTGTACGACGCGGTCGGCTCCGAGCAGTTCCCCGACCTCGGCGGCCTGACCGAGACCGCGCCGTGGCTCTCGGGCGGGTTCTTCGTCGGCGCGCTCGCGCTCATCGGCATCCCGCCGCTGTCGGGCTTCTTCGGCAAGATGCTCGTGTTCGACGCGGCGGGCCGAGTCGAGTCGTGGCTCGCGTTGGGAGTCGCGCTGTTCGGCGCGATTCTGACCATCGCGTACTTCTCCCGAGCGTGGACCCGCGGCTTCTGGGGCGACCCGCCGCTGCTGGTCCAGCACGGCGAGGCGAAGTTCTCGCTGGTCGCGGTCGTGGTGGCACTCGCGCTGGCCATCGCGGTCCTCGGCGTCGGCTTCGACGTGGTGATGCGAGCCGCCGAGGCGGGCGCGCACGCCGCGCTCGACAGACAGGAGTACGTCGAGGCCGTCCTCGGTAACGGAGGTGGTCACGCGTGA
- a CDS encoding sodium:proton antiporter — protein sequence MTQYVLAAVLGVLFALGTFLVLRRDVVRVVWGVTIISQSANVYLVTMGGLSGSVPILGHGGHGGEHAVTDPLVQALVLTAIVIGFGTTAFALVLTYRVYEEHGTIDLLELGDSA from the coding sequence ATGACCCAGTACGTCCTCGCCGCCGTGTTGGGCGTGCTGTTCGCGCTCGGGACGTTCCTCGTCCTGCGCCGGGACGTGGTCCGAGTCGTGTGGGGCGTCACCATCATCAGCCAGTCGGCGAACGTCTACCTCGTGACGATGGGCGGTCTCTCCGGGAGCGTCCCCATCCTCGGACACGGCGGGCACGGCGGCGAACACGCCGTCACGGACCCGCTGGTGCAGGCGCTCGTGCTGACCGCCATCGTCATCGGGTTCGGGACGACAGCGTTCGCGCTCGTCCTCACGTACCGGGTGTACGAGGAACACGGAACCATCGACCTCCTCGAACTGGGTGATAGCGCATGA
- a CDS encoding MnhB domain-containing protein, whose amino-acid sequence MSTVIARTVTRTVVPLILVTALALLLQGHNLPGGGFIGGVLTVTAFALIYIIYGLDYLEEELLHQNREPLLESVEHGIVENYQLAFGVGLGVAAVAGLVPLLFGHNFLYQTFWVFHHLPVYGEFEVASALAFDLGVYFVVVGALLTILAVVGTE is encoded by the coding sequence ATGAGTACGGTAATCGCACGAACCGTGACCCGAACAGTGGTACCGCTTATCCTCGTGACCGCCCTCGCCCTGCTGTTGCAGGGCCACAACCTCCCCGGCGGCGGGTTCATCGGCGGGGTGTTGACAGTGACCGCGTTCGCCCTGATATACATCATCTACGGGCTGGACTACCTCGAAGAGGAGTTGCTCCACCAGAACCGCGAACCCCTGCTGGAGTCGGTCGAACACGGCATCGTGGAGAACTACCAACTCGCCTTCGGGGTAGGACTGGGCGTGGCCGCCGTCGCGGGTCTCGTCCCGCTGTTGTTCGGCCACAACTTCCTCTACCAGACGTTCTGGGTGTTCCACCACCTCCCCGTCTACGGCGAGTTCGAGGTGGCGAGCGCGCTCGCGTTCGACCTCGGCGTCTACTTCGTCGTGGTCGGCGCGCTACTCACGATTCTCGCGGTGGTGGGAACCGAATGA